Proteins co-encoded in one Methanobrevibacter gottschalkii DSM 11977 genomic window:
- a CDS encoding helicase C-terminal domain-containing protein encodes MSNSIFCPNCGMLKSNCTCGKYPKKESKGPTNLFSFTKSKSRSSSILDDEIPEVYYVDDHKQDEGTAAYLKELYPNIDDDIIENFPFDEPRIGQLEIIQDINDAIKKGYKYIILEAGTGTGKSAIATTLAKMYESAYILTMTKQLQSQYSDEFEFPLVKGRGNFACLHDNLESTCDIGACKTSPTSSKFFCPYGVAKNPTLDAELAFEDSFGGTVFYQSSGHCHYWNQKANAINSPITLMNYDYAIVELNYVKHFGTRSLLILDEAHNIESKLMSTMEVTLYNRVLEKDINKQISPQTLKDGELEDWIMEIDAIREAYEDIDLKDVSKNKSERIRSTIGRLKTLRNNLEKEPKNWVIDTDESGVTFKPLRVHHYAKNNLLKYGDVVIFMSATILSHKMFSKWLGLNPNEVYHIKVDSPFTKEKRPIVLNLAGKMSANRIKKTAPKTIPILQEILKKHEGDKGLIHTHSYKCQQYIINNLYNSRLISHTSKNREQILDFFEKDENPLVLVSPSMSEGVDLPYDKCRFQVIYKMPFPYLGDKQVNMRMKRDKKWYAYKTVMTLMQAYGRGMRAEDDSCYTYIIDSDINMLFKSPMYRSLIPNFFKEAVVRVKK; translated from the coding sequence ATGTCAAATTCAATTTTTTGCCCAAATTGCGGAATGTTAAAAAGTAATTGTACTTGTGGAAAATACCCTAAAAAAGAATCTAAAGGCCCAACAAATTTATTTAGTTTTACTAAATCAAAATCAAGAAGTTCATCAATATTAGATGATGAGATTCCTGAGGTATATTATGTTGATGACCACAAACAGGATGAAGGGACTGCAGCATATTTGAAAGAATTATATCCAAATATAGATGATGATATAATTGAAAATTTTCCATTTGATGAACCTAGAATTGGACAATTGGAAATTATTCAAGATATTAATGATGCGATTAAAAAGGGTTATAAATACATTATATTGGAAGCAGGAACTGGAACTGGTAAATCTGCAATAGCTACAACATTAGCTAAAATGTATGAATCTGCTTATATTTTGACTATGACTAAACAATTGCAGTCACAATATTCTGACGAATTCGAATTTCCATTGGTTAAAGGTAGAGGTAATTTTGCTTGTTTGCATGATAATTTAGAATCTACTTGTGATATAGGGGCTTGTAAAACATCACCTACTTCAAGTAAATTTTTCTGCCCATATGGTGTTGCTAAAAATCCAACTTTAGATGCAGAATTAGCTTTTGAAGATTCATTTGGGGGAACCGTTTTTTACCAATCAAGTGGGCATTGTCATTACTGGAATCAAAAAGCCAATGCAATTAATTCCCCAATCACATTAATGAATTATGATTATGCTATTGTTGAGCTTAACTATGTTAAACACTTTGGGACTCGTTCTTTACTTATTTTAGATGAAGCTCATAATATTGAAAGTAAATTAATGTCTACAATGGAAGTTACATTGTATAATAGGGTTCTTGAAAAAGATATTAACAAACAAATCTCTCCTCAAACTTTAAAGGATGGTGAACTTGAAGATTGGATAATGGAAATTGATGCAATTAGAGAGGCATATGAAGATATTGATTTGAAAGATGTGAGTAAAAATAAATCTGAAAGGATTCGATCAACTATTGGTAGACTAAAAACTCTTAGAAATAATCTTGAAAAAGAGCCTAAAAATTGGGTTATTGATACTGACGAGTCTGGTGTCACATTCAAACCACTAAGAGTCCATCATTATGCTAAAAATAATTTATTAAAATATGGGGATGTGGTTATTTTCATGAGTGCAACAATTCTATCTCATAAAATGTTTTCAAAATGGTTGGGATTAAATCCTAATGAAGTTTATCACATTAAAGTGGATAGTCCTTTTACTAAAGAAAAAAGACCAATTGTCCTTAATTTAGCTGGAAAAATGTCTGCTAATAGAATTAAAAAAACTGCTCCAAAAACAATCCCTATTTTGCAGGAAATTTTAAAGAAACATGAAGGGGATAAAGGTTTAATCCATACTCATAGTTATAAATGTCAACAGTATATTATAAATAATTTATATAACTCAAGATTAATTTCGCATACTTCAAAAAATAGAGAACAAATTTTGGATTTCTTTGAAAAAGATGAAAATCCTTTAGTTTTAGTTTCACCATCTATGAGTGAAGGGGTTGATTTACCATATGATAAGTGTAGGTTCCAAGTTATTTATAAAATGCCGTTTCCTTATCTCGGAGATAAACAAGTCAATATGAGAATGAAACGTGATAAAAAATGGTATGCTTATAAAACAGTAATGACTTTAATGCAGGCGTATGGTCGTGGTATGAGGGCGGAAGATGATTCATGTTATACTTATATTATTGATAGTGATATTAACATGTTATTTAAAAGTCCAATGTATAGATCTTTAATCCCAAACTTCTTTAAAGAAGCTGTTGTCAGAGTTAAAAAATAG
- a CDS encoding transcription factor S: MEFCPECGAMMFPNNNVLKCNSCGYIKEDSDNNDYKVSKKIEAEETVKMLGEDVDVGPRTEETCPECGHNIATYKLLQTRSADEAPTRIFTCVKCKHTWRAYD; this comes from the coding sequence ATGGAATTTTGTCCTGAATGTGGAGCAATGATGTTTCCAAACAACAATGTTTTAAAATGCAATAGCTGTGGTTACATTAAAGAAGACTCCGATAATAATGATTATAAAGTTTCAAAGAAAATTGAAGCTGAAGAAACTGTTAAAATGTTGGGTGAAGATGTAGACGTTGGCCCAAGAACAGAAGAAACATGTCCTGAATGTGGACATAATATAGCAACCTACAAATTATTACAGACTCGTAGTGCTGATGAAGCTCCTACTCGTATATTCACATGCGTAAAATGTAAACATACTTGGAGAGCTTACGACTGA
- a CDS encoding NUDIX domain-containing protein: MNKYKKPSVTTDIFIFDEDFNFILIKRKNNPFKNYWALPGGFVDYGETVESAAIREAKEETSIDVELKDLVNVYSNPDRDSRGHTISITYTAKGDFNERKANDDAIDIGIFSAEKLDEINIAFDHNKIIKDCLNIVKNEK, encoded by the coding sequence TTTTGATGAAGATTTTAATTTTATTTTAATTAAAAGAAAAAATAATCCTTTTAAAAATTATTGGGCGTTGCCCGGTGGATTTGTTGATTATGGTGAAACTGTAGAATCGGCTGCAATAAGAGAAGCTAAAGAAGAGACAAGTATTGATGTAGAACTTAAAGATTTAGTTAATGTTTACTCTAATCCAGATAGAGATTCAAGAGGTCATACCATAAGTATTACATATACTGCAAAAGGAGATTTCAATGAAAGAAAAGCCAATGATGATGCAATAGATATTGGCATATTTTCCGCTGAAAAATTAGATGAAATCAATATTGCTTTTGACCATAATAAAATAATAAAAGACTGCTTAAATATAGTTAAAAATGAAAAATAA